GGCCATGGAACCGAAAATCCTGGTCCTTGACGAACCGACAGCCGGCCTGGATCCGCGCAGCCGGCGTAGCCTGATCAACCTGTTGCGCGAACTGGATGCCACGATGCTGGTGAGTACGCACGATATGCGTTTGGTGGATGAGCTTTTCGAACGCACGATCGTACTCGATGGAGGACGTGTGGTAGCGGACGGGCCGACTGGCGAGATCATGGCAGACGTGTCCCTGCTTGAGAACCATGGGCTGGAAGCGCCATAAGAATTAGGAGCTGATGTCACGCAGCTCTGCTGACCGAGGACGGCAGACCACCGACCGCTGTCAGCCAGGCATATTGTTACCTGCGTAACTCCAGTCAGGAGAAGGAATCGCTGTGGAGATCGAAGCGAAATACCGTATTTCCAACCCCGAGCTTTATGATATCCTATCCTCGACCGATTCACTGGCCGGTTTTGCCATCGAGGATGTGAAGATAAAAAAAGTCGAGGATCAATACTTCGACAGCGAAGATCTGGTATTCATGCGGGGAGGATTCTCCCTGCGTCTCCGTTCGTCGGGTGGCAGCAAGGTAGTCACCTTGAAATCGCTGGACCGCGGCGAGGGTGCCCTGTACAGCCGTCAGGAAGTCGAGACAACACTGGAACCGGGCACTGGTATGCAGATTGCCAATTGGCCGGAGGGTCCCGCGCGGGAGCTGGCAGGCCGACTGGCAGGGGGGAGGCCGCTGGAAGCGCTTTTTCGAATTCGGCAGCAACGGGTTGTGCGCAACCTCTGTCGCATCTCCGGCGGACAAGCGGTCATCGAACTGAGCCTGGACCAGGTTGAGCTTCAGGCGGCATCCGGATTGGGGCAGACGGGAGAAAATAGTTTCCTGGAGCTGGAAGCTGAGTTGTTGCCCGGTGGTCGTCTGGAGGAGCTTGAGGCGGTGGTTGAATTCCTGGAAGAGGTGCCTGGTCTGGTTGCCGAAAGCCGCTCCAAATTCGAGCAGGGCCTGGCTTTGGCACGGCCTGACATCGATCTTGCCCTGGTGTCCCCGGCGCGCGATGGGGAAAGCCCAGCCCTGGCACCGGATCCGTTACCGGGAGTCGACCGGCACGATCCCGTGGCGGAGGCGATCCGCAAGGTGTTGCGGGTGCAGTTTGAGGTCATGCTGGCCAACGAGGGGGGCAGCCGCCAGGTGGACGGCATCGAGGCTGTGCACGACATGCGGGTGGCTACCCGGCGAATGCGCTCGGCCCTGCGGCTCTACGGCAGCTACTTCGATCCCGAGGTGGTGACGCGCTTCAAGAAGGACCTGCGCAAGATCGGGCGCGCGCTGGGCCGCGTACGCGACCTGGATGTCTTCGAGCGGGAGATGCAGCGCTACCTGGCAACGGTGCCCGAGGGGCAGGCTGGCGACCTGGCGCCACTGCGAGAGGTCTGGTCGGTCCGGCGCGAGGTTGCGCGCGGTAAGCTCAACCGCTTCCTGGACGGCAAGCGCTACCGACGCTTCGCGCGCGTCTTTGGCCATTTTGTAAGCACAGAGGGTGCTGGCGTGCGTCCCGGGACAGCCGAATCACCAGACCGGGATCAGGTGCGTTTCCGCCTGCACAGCCACCTGTGGCAGCTATACGAAGGGGTGTGGGCCTACCAGCCAATCGTCGCCGACGCAACGGTATCCCAGCTGCACGCGTTGCGCATCGACTGCAAACGGTTGCGCTACTCGCTGGAGTTTTTCCAGGAGGTGTTGGGGCCTGAAGCAGAGGGGCTCATCAAGGATGTGATCGCGATCCAGGATCACCTGGGGGATATCCAGGACGCGGTAGTGGCGGAGGGTATGATGGAATCCATGCTGGGGAAGTCTGATCACCTGGCGGATGAGAATGTGATCGCATACCGGGATTTTCGCCGTGCCGAGGCACAGCAGTTGGTCGAAACCTTTCCCAGGGCCTGGCCGATGGTTGGCGGGAGCGAGTTTCGACGCAGGCTGGCCGGAGCGCTGATGGTTCCGATATCCTGATCACTGCCGGACGATGGGATTCT
This window of the Chloroflexota bacterium genome carries:
- a CDS encoding CHAD domain-containing protein, producing the protein MEIEAKYRISNPELYDILSSTDSLAGFAIEDVKIKKVEDQYFDSEDLVFMRGGFSLRLRSSGGSKVVTLKSLDRGEGALYSRQEVETTLEPGTGMQIANWPEGPARELAGRLAGGRPLEALFRIRQQRVVRNLCRISGGQAVIELSLDQVELQAASGLGQTGENSFLELEAELLPGGRLEELEAVVEFLEEVPGLVAESRSKFEQGLALARPDIDLALVSPARDGESPALAPDPLPGVDRHDPVAEAIRKVLRVQFEVMLANEGGSRQVDGIEAVHDMRVATRRMRSALRLYGSYFDPEVVTRFKKDLRKIGRALGRVRDLDVFEREMQRYLATVPEGQAGDLAPLREVWSVRREVARGKLNRFLDGKRYRRFARVFGHFVSTEGAGVRPGTAESPDRDQVRFRLHSHLWQLYEGVWAYQPIVADATVSQLHALRIDCKRLRYSLEFFQEVLGPEAEGLIKDVIAIQDHLGDIQDAVVAEGMMESMLGKSDHLADENVIAYRDFRRAEAQQLVETFPRAWPMVGGSEFRRRLAGALMVPIS